The segment TGCTGCTCACCTTCCTCTACCGCGAGCTCCGGCAATTGGTGGACGCCGGCCACGTCTACATCGCGCAGCCCCCGCTGTTCATGGTGAAGTCGGGCAAGGAAGAGACCTACTGCTTCAACGAGAAGGAGCGCGACGAGGCCATCGCGCGCGCCGGCAAGAAGAACGTGATGGTGCAGCGCTACAAGGGCCTCGGCGAGATGAACCCCGACCAGCTCTGGCGCACCACCATGGATCCCGAGACGCGCACGCTGCTCAAGGTCACCTCCGAGGACGCGGTCGAGGCCGATCGCATCTTCACCATCCTGATGGGCGAGCAGGTGGAGCCGCGCCGCCAGTTCATCGAGGAGAACGCCCTGACCGTGCGGAACCTCGACGTCTGATGACGCGCCGGCTTCCGGCACTGGCGGTCGCGGTCCTGGCGACGGTGGCGATCGCCCGGCCCGCGGCCGCCGCGGCCTGGCCCGATCTCGAGATCGGCGCCGGCGGGACGTTCGCGGTGTCGGGCGAGCCGGGCGACGGCGGCTTCTCGCTGGCACTCGCCGGCATGTGGCCGGTGGAGGGCCCGCTGGCGTTCGGCATCACCGCATTCGGCGACGACATGGGCACCACGCTCGGGACCTATCAGGACGCCGGCAATCCCAGCGTTTCGCTCGGCACCTACCAGCAGAACCATCGCTGGGTGTACGGCGCGGCGTGGCGATTCGACATCGAGCCGCCATCCAGCTTCACGTGGCATCCGTACGCGACCGGCACCTGGAGCTATGCGCGCATCCAGGACGACGCCTATGGCGTGGTGACCGACGCGGTGAGCACCGCGGGCTACACCCTGGGCCTCGGCATTCGCCGGCCGATCCAGAAAGTCCACACGCTGGGCGTCGTGGTGATCTACCACCGCCTGCTGAACGATCGCGTAGACCGCTACATGAGTGCCGCCCTCGAGTGGGGCTGGCACTTCGGTTCCAAACCATGACGCGGGCGGGGAACGCCGCCGCCGACCACGGAAAGCCGACATGCCATTGAACGACCGCTCGAAGATCGTCGATACCAGCATCGAGCAGGAGATGAAGAGTTCGTACATCGACTACTCGATGTCGGTCATCGTGTCACGCGCGCTGCCCGACGTGCGGGACGGCCTGAAGCCGTCGCAGCGACGCATCCTGGTCGCGATGAACGATCTCAACCTTGCGCCCGGCCGGCCGTACCGTAAGTGCGCGAAGATCGCCGGCGACACCTCGGGCAACTACCACCCGCACGGCGAGCAGGTGGTCTATCCGACGCTGGTGCGGCTCGCGCAGAACTGGGTGATGCGCTACCCGCTGGTGGACGGCCAGGGGAACTTCGGCAGCATCGACGGCGACGCTCCCGCGGCCATGCGCTACACCGAGGCGCGCCTCACGCCGCTGGCGGTCGAGATGCTCGCCGACCTCGAGAAGAACACCGTCGACTTCCGGCCCAACTACGACGAGACGCGCGAGGAGCCGGTGGTGCTGCCGGGCGTGGTGCCGAATCTGCTGATCAACGGCTGCTCGGGCATTGCGGTGGGGATGGCGACCGAAGTGCCGCCGCACAATCTCTCCGAGATCTGCGACGCGATCGTGCGCGTGATCGACGAGCCCGAGGTCACGCTCGAACAGCTCCTGCAGCTGGTGAAAGGGCCCGACTTCCCGACCGGCGGCATCATCTACGGCACCCAGGGCATCCGCGACTGCCTGCTCACCGGGCGTGGCCTGATCAAGATGCGCGCACGCGTTCAGGTGGAGGAGGGCCGTGGCGGGCGCATGAGCCTGGTGGCGACCGAGATCCCGTTCCAGGTGAACAAGGCCGCGCTGCTCGAGAAGATCGCCGATCTGGTGCGCGAGGGCCGCCTCACCGGGATCAGCGACCTCCGCGACGAGTCGGATCGCGACGGACTCCGGATCGTGATCGAGCTGAAGAAGGACGCGAATCCCAAGGTGGTCCTGAACCAGCTGTTCGTGCACTCGCCGCTGCAGAGCACCTTCGGCGCGATCATGCTGGCGCTGGTCGACAATCGGCCCCAGGTCCTGAACCTGCGCGGCCTGCTGGACCAGTACGTGCGGCACCGCCAGAACGTGGTGCGCCGTCGCACCGAGTTCGATCTCGCCGAGGCCGAGCGGCGCGCGCACGTCCTCGAGGGGCTCAAGATCGCCCTCGACCATCTCGACGCCGTGATCGCTCTGATCCGCGCTTCGAAGGACGTGGACACCGCGCGGGCCGGCCTGATGCAGCAATTCAAGCTCAGCGAGGTCCAGGCCAACGCCATCCTCGACATGCGGCTGCAGCGCCTCACCGGGCTCGAGCGCGCCAAAATCGAGCAGGAGTACCTGGAGGTCATCCAGCTCATCGAGCAGCTGCGCTCGATCCTCGCCAACCCGAAGAAGATCCTGGCGATCATCTCGGACGAGGTGAAGCGCCTGAAGGAGAAGTTCGGCGACGAGCGCCGCACCCAGATCGTCGTGGAAGAGGGCGAGATCGGCTACGAAGACACCATCGAGCAGAAGGACATGGTGATCACGATCTCGCACGCCGGCTACATCAAGCGCCAGGAGCTGACGTCGTACCGCTCGCAGCGCCGCGGCGGCAAGGGCGTGATCGGCGCGCGCACCAAGGAAGAGGACTACATCGAGCACCTGTTCATCGCCAACACCCACGCCTATCTGTTGATCCTCACCGACCGCGGCCGCTGCTACTGGCTCAAGGTGCACGAGATCGAGCAGGCCGGCCGCATGGCCAAGGGGCGCCCGCTGGTCAACCATCTCGAGGGCATGGGCCGCGAGGAACGCGTGCAGGCGGTGGTGCCGGTCAAGCAGTTCGACGACCAGCACTATCTGGTGTGCGCGACCCGCAAGGGCCTGATCAAGAAGACCGTGCTCTCGGCCTACGGCAACGTCCGCAAGGCCGGCATCAACGCCGTCCTGCTCGAAGAAGGCGACGCGCTGTTCGAGACGATCGTCACCGACGGCACGCAGGACCTGATCCTGGCCAAGAAGAAGGGACTCGCGATCCGCTTCCACGAGAACGAGGTGCGCCCGATGGGCCGCACCGCCTACGGGGTGAAGGCGGTGACGCTCGACGACGACGAGGACGAGGTGGTGAGTATGGTGGGCGTGAAGCGCCAGGCGACGCTGCTGGCGGTGACCGAGCACGGCTTCGGCAAGCGCAGCGAGATCGCCGAATATCGGGTCTCGCACCGCGGCGGCAAGGGCATCATCACCATCAAGACCACCGAGCGGAACGGTTTCGTCGTCGCGGTGAAGGAAGTGGTGGACGGGGACGAGCTGATGATCATCACCAAGGGCGGCCAGATGATCCGCATGCCGGTGAAGGGCATCTCGGTGATGGGACGCAACACGCAGGGCGTGACGCTGGTGGACCTGAAGCCCACCGAAGGCGAGCTGCTTCCCGACGCCGTGGCCGGCGTCACCCGCGTGGTGAGCGAGGACGACGAGGCGAGCGAGGCATGACGCGCGGCCGGCCGGTCCGGCGGTGACCGCGCGCCGGCGCGCATGAGCGCGGCGCCGGGGCAGGTGCGCGGCGTGGCGGCCATGGTGGGCGCCACGCTGCTGTGGGGCGCCACCTTCGTGGTGATCCGCGACTCGCTCCACGCCCTCGATCCCGGCGCGCTGGTGTTCGGCCGCTTCGCGGTCGCCGCCGTTCTGCTCGGGCTGCTGATGGCGCGCCGCCGCGCGGCGCCGCCGCGCGAACTCTTCGCGGTGGCGGTGATCTCCGGACTGCTCTACGGCGCCTGCTACCTGCTGCAGGCGATCGGCCTCACCGCGACCAGCGCCGGCTCTTCCGCGTTCCTCACCTGCGCCGGCTCGATGTTCGCGGGACTGTTCGCGTGGCCGGTGCTCGGCCAGCGGCCGGGGCGCACGCTGCTCGCCGGGCTGGCGCTGGCCCTCGCCGGCGCCGCGCTGCTCTCGCTCGACTCGCGCTTTCGCCTCGGCTGGGGCGAGGCCGTCACGATGGCGGGCGCTCTGTGCTACGGACTCGGCGTCGCCTGGGTGGGCCGGCTCGCCGGTCGCGTGGATCCGGTCGCGCTCGCCACGGTCCAATCCGCGGCGGTGGCGCTGATGCTTTCGCCGCGCGCGGCGCTGGCGGTGCGCCAGCTGGCCGCGCTCTCGCCCGCCGGATGGGCGCGCTTCGGCTACCTCGCACTCGCCGGCAGCGTGCTGGCGCCGCTGCTCCAGCTGCGCGCCCAGCAGACTCTGTCTCCCGGCCGCGTGGGGCTGCTGCTCGCGCTCGAGCCGGTGTTCGCGCTGATCTTCGCGGTGACCGCCGGCGGCGAGCGCTTCGTGGCCCGCTGGTGGGCGGGCGCGGCGCTCATCCTTTTCGCGGTGCTGGAGGTGGAGCGGCGCTCTTCGCGGGAACCTTCATCGCCGCCTGCAGCCACTCCGAGAACCGCGGCATGACTCTGGGGTCCTGACGAAACGCGACCGCTCCGTGCCCGAAGGAGCGGCCGTCGCTCACGCGCGAGTTCGATTCGTCGCAGGCGTGAAAAGCCATGTCGATGATCTCGTAGTTGGGAAAGTCCTCGGGCGTCTGCTGGAAGAACACCGGCATCTTTCGGCGCGCCAGCGTCGCGCGCAGGAATCCGCGATCCACCGGATCGGGATCGGGGCTCAGCAGCACCAGCGCGCGCGCCCGCCGGTCGGCGGCCGCGGCGAGGGCCGCGGCCATCGCCATGGAACCGGCGCCGCCCACCAGGATCGCCGAGGTGTCGGCCCTGGCCTGTGCGGCCAGCGCGCGCACCGCCTCGCGCACGTCCCGGCCGGTCTGGCGCATGAGCGCCTCCTCACGACCGTCCCACGATTCGGGCAGCGGGCAGCTCGGCGCGACCGAGAATCCCGAGCCACGCACCCACGCCAGCAGCACCGCGAAGCCGCTGCGCTCGAGGCCGGCGGCCAGGCTGTCGTAAGCCGCGATCGTGTCGCCGGGCGCGAGCAGCACCACCGCGGCGCGCGGCCGAGCGACGCCGGACGGGATCAGCGCCACGCCGGCCAGCGGGTAGCCGTCGGCGCCGGCGAAGCTCATCCGTTGACCCTGCATGCGCCCGATGGCGCGATTCTCGATGGCGTCGCGCGCCGCGATCTGATCGGTCACGTCCTTCTGCATCGCGTCGGCCCGGCCGAAGGTCGCGGCCGCGTCGTTCAGGATCTGCATGACGTCGGGATCCTGGCCACGGCAGGCGATGGCGACCGGTCGAAGCGTTTGAATGGCGTGGATCGCGTCGCCCGATTTCTGCAGCACCAGCGCATAGCGCTGGCGCCAGGCGCGCGAGTGTCCGATCTGATCCGCCACCTGATCCAGCTGGCTCTTCGCGCCGGCGACGTCGCCCGACAGGTATTTCCCCCATCCCAGCAGTCCCTGCAGCTCGGCGGTGGAGTTGTCGTTGAGCGCTCGCGCCTCGGCCAGCGCGGGCGTCACCATGCCCAGCGCCTCCTCGACGTCGCCGGGACGCGCGCGCTTCATCAACGCTTCGGCGAGCGCGGCGAGGTCGGAATTGGAGCCGCGCAGCGATCTCGACAGCCGCCAGTGCGCGAGCGCGCTCTCGGGCTGGGAAGCCCGCGAGTAGCTCGAGGCCAGGTAATAGTGGGCCTCGCCGGCGTCGATGCCGCTCGCCTGGGACGTGAACGCGCGAAGCCTCTGGCGCAGATCGGCCGGATCGCCGGCCTCGCGCAGGATCATCTGGGTGCGGGTGGGCGGTAGGCCGGCGCGCGCGGTCACGGCGACGAGGAGCAGCAGAGCAGGCATCAGAATGGGGCGAAGGCGCTTCATTCAGTTCTCCGTGAGAAGGGCGAGGAGCTCGCGTTCGAGAGGGGTCGGGCCGTGGTCGGGGCCGCCCCACGCGGCGCGCTCCAGTGTGCGCGCGACGCGGCCCCTCCACAAGAGCACCACGCGGTCGCAGAGGCGCTCGATGCTCTCGGTGACATGGCTCGAGAACAGGATCGCGGCGCCGTCGTGGCTCATGTCGCGGAGCAGCTGCTTGGCGGCCAGCGCCGCGCCGGCATCGAAACCTTCGAGCGCCTCGTCGCACAGCAGCACCGGCGGCTGGTGCAGCACCGCGGCCAGGAACGACAGCTTCTTGCGCATGCCATGCGAGAAGCCTCGCACCGGCTCGTTCAAGCGGTCGGCGAGGCCGAGCGACTCGGCGAGCGCGAGCGCGCGACGCCGCGACGCTTCGGGATCGAGTCCACGAATGCCGGACACGAACGCGAGATACTCGTCCGCCGACAGGTTCTCGTAGAAGGCCGGTTCCTCGGCGGCGTAGCCGAGCTTCCGCTTGGCCTCGATCGGGGCCGCGCCGAGATCCTCGCCGGCGATGCGGACCACGCCCGAATCGGGCGGCTGCACGCCGGCGGCGATGCGCAAGAGCGTGCTCTTGCCCGCGCCGTTCGGCCCCAGCAGGCCGACCCGCTCGCCCGCGCGTACGGTGAGTGAAACGTCATCCAGCGCCAGGCGATCGCCGTAGCGGCGGGACAGGTGCTCGAGCTCGAGCATCAGCGCTCCTCGGCGGATCGCCAGCGCGCCACACGCCGGAGCGAGTGGAGCACGGCGGTGAGCAGCACGATCCAGCCCATCAGCGGGATCATCAGGCTGGCCGCCATGGACAGCCCGAGGGAGAGCGTGAGCAGGCGCTGCGCCTGTTGGGTGCGCGGGTAGAGCGAGACCCCGTAGTTGACGCCGAGGGTGGTGATGGCCAGCGACGACAGCGCGATCCAAGTGAGGAAGAATCGCAGCACCGGGGGTGGCAGCGAATGCGCCGCGAGCGCATGTCCGGCGAGAAGCGCGCCGCTCGCGAGCAGCGCCCACATGATGCGCGCTCCCCACGCGGCGCCGAGTCCGATCGGCAGATGGCGGAGCACGTCCGCGGGGTCCGCGC is part of the Candidatus Sulfotelmatobacter sp. genome and harbors:
- the gyrA gene encoding DNA gyrase subunit A, translating into MPLNDRSKIVDTSIEQEMKSSYIDYSMSVIVSRALPDVRDGLKPSQRRILVAMNDLNLAPGRPYRKCAKIAGDTSGNYHPHGEQVVYPTLVRLAQNWVMRYPLVDGQGNFGSIDGDAPAAMRYTEARLTPLAVEMLADLEKNTVDFRPNYDETREEPVVLPGVVPNLLINGCSGIAVGMATEVPPHNLSEICDAIVRVIDEPEVTLEQLLQLVKGPDFPTGGIIYGTQGIRDCLLTGRGLIKMRARVQVEEGRGGRMSLVATEIPFQVNKAALLEKIADLVREGRLTGISDLRDESDRDGLRIVIELKKDANPKVVLNQLFVHSPLQSTFGAIMLALVDNRPQVLNLRGLLDQYVRHRQNVVRRRTEFDLAEAERRAHVLEGLKIALDHLDAVIALIRASKDVDTARAGLMQQFKLSEVQANAILDMRLQRLTGLERAKIEQEYLEVIQLIEQLRSILANPKKILAIISDEVKRLKEKFGDERRTQIVVEEGEIGYEDTIEQKDMVITISHAGYIKRQELTSYRSQRRGGKGVIGARTKEEDYIEHLFIANTHAYLLILTDRGRCYWLKVHEIEQAGRMAKGRPLVNHLEGMGREERVQAVVPVKQFDDQHYLVCATRKGLIKKTVLSAYGNVRKAGINAVLLEEGDALFETIVTDGTQDLILAKKKGLAIRFHENEVRPMGRTAYGVKAVTLDDDEDEVVSMVGVKRQATLLAVTEHGFGKRSEIAEYRVSHRGGKGIITIKTTERNGFVVAVKEVVDGDELMIITKGGQMIRMPVKGISVMGRNTQGVTLVDLKPTEGELLPDAVAGVTRVVSEDDEASEA
- a CDS encoding DMT family transporter → MSAAPGQVRGVAAMVGATLLWGATFVVIRDSLHALDPGALVFGRFAVAAVLLGLLMARRRAAPPRELFAVAVISGLLYGACYLLQAIGLTATSAGSSAFLTCAGSMFAGLFAWPVLGQRPGRTLLAGLALALAGAALLSLDSRFRLGWGEAVTMAGALCYGLGVAWVGRLAGRVDPVALATVQSAAVALMLSPRAALAVRQLAALSPAGWARFGYLALAGSVLAPLLQLRAQQTLSPGRVGLLLALEPVFALIFAVTAGGERFVARWWAGAALILFAVLEVERRSSREPSSPPAATPRTAA
- a CDS encoding ABC transporter ATP-binding protein; its protein translation is MLELEHLSRRYGDRLALDDVSLTVRAGERVGLLGPNGAGKSTLLRIAAGVQPPDSGVVRIAGEDLGAAPIEAKRKLGYAAEEPAFYENLSADEYLAFVSGIRGLDPEASRRRALALAESLGLADRLNEPVRGFSHGMRKKLSFLAAVLHQPPVLLCDEALEGFDAGAALAAKQLLRDMSHDGAAILFSSHVTESIERLCDRVVLLWRGRVARTLERAAWGGPDHGPTPLERELLALLTEN